One region of Eupeodes corollae chromosome 1, idEupCoro1.1, whole genome shotgun sequence genomic DNA includes:
- the LOC129947339 gene encoding uncharacterized protein LOC129947339, with protein sequence MFYRFWARFLQIYFIGDGNRELHQRCVIVSNTRREIIRELQRFFHQHNALVQLFKIALNRMPSDSHKIVIRADRTPFGEHARQFNAPTIDKVAIVILDDQLRSRDIVLHRRNDQLKRVSELHRSYDALQYPILHWKSDDGYHINIPMIDPRTGLHVQKKVSAMNFYSYRLMVRPQEQNYILRCGKLYHQYIVDMYAKIETERLNFIRFNQSKLRSEEYIHLRDAIMNDANVNDIGV encoded by the exons ATGTTTTACAGATTCTGGGCCagatttttgcaaatttattttattggtgaTGGAAATCGTGAATTGCATCAACGTTGTGTAATTGTTTCAAATACAAGACGAGAAATTATTCGTGAGCTACAAAGGTTTTTCCATCAGCATAACGCATTGGTTCAATTGTTCAAAATTGCTCTTAATCGTATGCCATCTGATAgtcacaaaattgtaataagggCTGATAGAACACCTTTTGGAGAACATGCAAGGCAATTCAATGCACCGACAATTGATAAGGTTGCTATTGTTATCCTTGATGATCAGTTGCGATCCCGTGATATTGTACTTCATCGCAGAAATGATCAATTGAAACGTGTTTCGGAACTGCATCGTAGTTACGATGCATTACAATACCCAATATTGCATTGGAAAAGTGACGATGGCTACCATATCAATATACCAATGATTGATCCACGAACAG GTCTACATGTACAGAAAAAAGTTAGTGCCATGAACTTTTATTCGTATCGATTGATGGTTCGTCcacaagaacaaaattatatctTGAGATGTGGTAAACTATATCATCAGTACATCGTTGATATGTATGCCAAAATAGAAACTGAACGTCTTAATTTTATTCGTTTcaaccaatcaaaattaagatcCGAGGAATATATTCATTTGCGAGATGCGATAATGAATGATGCTAATGTTAACGACATTGGCGTTTAA